A genome region from Hippopotamus amphibius kiboko isolate mHipAmp2 chromosome 1, mHipAmp2.hap2, whole genome shotgun sequence includes the following:
- the TMEM82 gene encoding transmembrane protein 82: MFSLLSLPSWLPSLPSLEWGSGLLDALLQGLIGACGVSVLSNLLKVYFFVGCANDPQRRLEKERLQAQWASLETVHLAGLALILTVVGVRVAALVVLEFSLRAVSMMLSLDKGSRGTEKLQLYLRCQYSLGCGLTCGLSFLQEGAPHRTLNLLLGLGLAALLSTGARRLRRHVCQLYELHSSQRYCGICLGLLAGAHSLPRLLGRTLAVTFTVGNLAAVALINRDFLTTSEAVRFWTPLTICYTLLVIYMQEEQRQLSGLQSQVQTVLVRMCGLFVLLLTVGRWLDLLGILVSLLGELWCLVGIRALLDLCQMQDFPSQRPSVSAPSRPWPSAPAQPQGTAPS, encoded by the exons ATGTTCTCCCTGCTGTCCCTCCCCTCCTggctccccagcctcccctccctcgAGTGGGGCTCGGGCCTCCTCGACGCCCTCCTGCAAG GCCTCATCGGGGCCTGCGGAGTCTCCGTCCTGAGCAACCTCCTGAAGGTCTACTTCTTCGTGGGCTGTGCCAA TGACCCGCAGCGGAGGCTTGAAAAGGAGCGGCTGCAGGCCCAGTGGGCCTCGCTGGAGACCGTGCACCTGGCAGGGCTGGCCCTGATCCTGACCGTCGTGGGGGTCCGGGTGGCCGCCCTCGTGGTCCTCGAGTTCTCCCTCCGGGCTGTCTCCATGATGCTTTCCCTGGACAAG GGCTCCCGGGGCACCGAGAAGCTGCAGCTGTACCTACGGTGCCAGTACTCTCTGGGCTGCGGGCTGACCTGCGGCCTGAGCTTCCTGCAAGAGGGCGCCCCGCACCGCACGCTGAACCTgctgctgggcctggggctggccGCGCTGCTCAGCACGGGCGCCCGGCGCCTCCGCCGCCACGTCTGCCAGCTCTACGAGCTGCACAGCAGCCAGCGCTACTGCGGGATCTGCCTGGGCCTGCTGGCCGGTGCTCACAGCCTCCCCCGGCTGCTGGGCCGCACCCTGGCCGTGACCTTTACAGTGGGCAACCTGGCAGCTGTGGCCCTCATCAACCGGGACTTCCTGACCACCTCAGAGGCCGTGCGCTTCTGGACACCGCTCACCATCTGCTACACCCTGCTGGTGATCTACATGCAGG AGGAGCAGCGGCAGCTCTCCGGCCTGCAGAGCCAGGTCCAGACGGTGCTGGTACGCATGTGCGGCCTTTTCGTGCTGCTGCTGACGGTGGGCCGCTGGCTCGACCTCCTGGGCATCCTCGTGTCCCTGCTGGGCGAGCTCTGGTGCCTGGTGGGCATCCGCGCCCTGCTTGACCTTTGCCAGATGCAG GATTTTCCATCCCAGAGGCCTTCGGTGTCAGCTCCAAGCCGGCCCTGGCCCTCAGCACCTGCCCAGCCCCAGGGGACGGCCCCCTCCTGA
- the SLC25A34 gene encoding solute carrier family 25 member 34 isoform X1, protein MSCSRTGHAGGRAAAPALCPRATRKAGGPEGQEEMSWLTGAFCLAQSPSGPRHGPRLPRSPASQPCRGEDSLSSTTPGPMSMPLTRAQPVPGPEAMETVAPAVDLVLGASACCLACVFTNPLEVVKTRLQLQGELQARGTYPRHYRGFVASVVAVARADGLCGLQKGLAAGLLYQGLMNGVRFYCYSLACQVGLTQQPGGTVVAGAVAGALGAFVGSPAYLIKTQLQAQTVAAMAVGHQHHHQSVLGALETIWRQQGLAGLWRGVGGAVPRVTVGSAAQLATFVSAKTWVQEQQWLPEDSWLVALAGGMISSVAVVAVMTPFDVVSTRLYNQPVDRAGRGQLYGGLADCLVKIWRQEGPLALYKGLGPAYLRLGPHTILSMLFWDELRKLARRGQRQGS, encoded by the exons ATGAGCTGTAGCAGGACTGGCCACGCTGGAGGCAGGGCAGCGGCACCAGCCCTTTGCCCCAGGGCCACGAGGAAGGCTGGAGGACCAGAAGGGCAGGAGGAGATGTCTTGGCTGACTGGCGCTTTCTGCCTGGCACAGTCTCCCTCGGGGCCCAG ACATGGCCCCAGGCTCCCTCGATCCCCAGCCTCGCAGCCCTGCAGGGGTGAAGACAGCCTAAGCTCCACCACCCCAGGCCCCATGTCTATGCCCCTGACCCGGGCACAGCCGGTCCCTGGCCCGGAGGCCATGGAGACGGTGGCCCCAGCTGTGGACCTGGTGCTGGGTGCGTCAGCCTGTTGCCTGGCCTGTGTCTTCACCAACCCCCTGGAGGTGGTGAAGACGCGGCTGCAGCTGCAGGGGGAGCTGCAGGCGCGGGGCACCTACCCTCGGCACTACCGGGGCTTCGTGGCCTCCGTCGTCGCTGTGGCCCGTGCAGATGGACTGTGTGGCCTGCAGAAGGGGCTGGCCGCCGGCCTCCTCTACCAGGGCCTCATGAACGGCGTCCGCTTCTACTGCTACAGCCTGGCGTGCCAGGTTGGCCTCACGCAGCAGCCAGGTGGCACCGTGGTCGCGGGCGCTGTGGCAGGGGCACTGGGAGCCTTCGTGGGGAGCCCCGCTTACCTG ATCAAAACGCAGCTGCAGGCCCAGACGGTGGCCGCAATGGCCGTGGGGCACCAGCACCATCACCAG AGCGTCCTGGGCGCCTTGGAGACCATCTGGCGGCagcagggcctggcagggctgTGGCGGGGCGTGGGTGGGGCCGTGCCCCGGGTCACGGTCGGCTCGGCTGCCCAGCTGGCCACCTTTGTCTCCGCCAAGACCTGGGTGCAGGAGCAACAG TGGCTCCCGGAGGACAGCTGGCTGGTGGCCCTGGCCGGGGGCATGATCAGCAGCGTGGCTGTGGTCGCGGTCATGACCCCCTTCGACGTGGTCAGCACGCGGCTATACAATCAGCCCGTGGACAGAGCGGGCAGG GGCCAGCTGTATGGCGGCCTCGCGGACTGCCTGGTGAAGATCTGGCGGCAGGAGGGCCCCCTGGCACTCTACAAGGGTCTGGGCCCCGCCTACCTGCGCCTGGGCCCTCACACCATCCTCAGCATGCTCTTCTGGGATGAGCTCCGGAAACTGGCCAGGCGGGGCCAGCGCCAGGGCAGCTAG
- the SLC25A34 gene encoding solute carrier family 25 member 34 isoform X2: MSMPLTRAQPVPGPEAMETVAPAVDLVLGASACCLACVFTNPLEVVKTRLQLQGELQARGTYPRHYRGFVASVVAVARADGLCGLQKGLAAGLLYQGLMNGVRFYCYSLACQVGLTQQPGGTVVAGAVAGALGAFVGSPAYLIKTQLQAQTVAAMAVGHQHHHQSVLGALETIWRQQGLAGLWRGVGGAVPRVTVGSAAQLATFVSAKTWVQEQQWLPEDSWLVALAGGMISSVAVVAVMTPFDVVSTRLYNQPVDRAGRGQLYGGLADCLVKIWRQEGPLALYKGLGPAYLRLGPHTILSMLFWDELRKLARRGQRQGS, encoded by the exons ATGTCTATGCCCCTGACCCGGGCACAGCCGGTCCCTGGCCCGGAGGCCATGGAGACGGTGGCCCCAGCTGTGGACCTGGTGCTGGGTGCGTCAGCCTGTTGCCTGGCCTGTGTCTTCACCAACCCCCTGGAGGTGGTGAAGACGCGGCTGCAGCTGCAGGGGGAGCTGCAGGCGCGGGGCACCTACCCTCGGCACTACCGGGGCTTCGTGGCCTCCGTCGTCGCTGTGGCCCGTGCAGATGGACTGTGTGGCCTGCAGAAGGGGCTGGCCGCCGGCCTCCTCTACCAGGGCCTCATGAACGGCGTCCGCTTCTACTGCTACAGCCTGGCGTGCCAGGTTGGCCTCACGCAGCAGCCAGGTGGCACCGTGGTCGCGGGCGCTGTGGCAGGGGCACTGGGAGCCTTCGTGGGGAGCCCCGCTTACCTG ATCAAAACGCAGCTGCAGGCCCAGACGGTGGCCGCAATGGCCGTGGGGCACCAGCACCATCACCAG AGCGTCCTGGGCGCCTTGGAGACCATCTGGCGGCagcagggcctggcagggctgTGGCGGGGCGTGGGTGGGGCCGTGCCCCGGGTCACGGTCGGCTCGGCTGCCCAGCTGGCCACCTTTGTCTCCGCCAAGACCTGGGTGCAGGAGCAACAG TGGCTCCCGGAGGACAGCTGGCTGGTGGCCCTGGCCGGGGGCATGATCAGCAGCGTGGCTGTGGTCGCGGTCATGACCCCCTTCGACGTGGTCAGCACGCGGCTATACAATCAGCCCGTGGACAGAGCGGGCAGG GGCCAGCTGTATGGCGGCCTCGCGGACTGCCTGGTGAAGATCTGGCGGCAGGAGGGCCCCCTGGCACTCTACAAGGGTCTGGGCCCCGCCTACCTGCGCCTGGGCCCTCACACCATCCTCAGCATGCTCTTCTGGGATGAGCTCCGGAAACTGGCCAGGCGGGGCCAGCGCCAGGGCAGCTAG